The DNA sequence CATCACTAAAGAATTCATTGCGCAGTTCCTGCCAGAAAATCCTGTAATTCTTGAAGCGGGAGCGCATAAAGGAAAAGACACGCTCGCTCTCCACGCGCAATGGCCGCAAAGCACGATTCATGCATTTGAACCGGTACCGCATCTTTATGAAAAACTCCAAAGCGCCGTTTGCGCAATTCCTTCAATCTATTGTTACCAAGTAGCATTGAGTGATCACATTGGAATTTCTACATTTTATGAAAGCACTGGAAAAATTGATGCCGCAAGTTCACTTTTAGCCCCGCACGATTATTTTAATGACAAACCAATTCAGTTTACGCAGATAGAAGTACCAACGACGACCATAGATAGTTGGGCACAAGAAAATAATATACAAAAAATCGATTGCTTGTGGCTCGATCTGCAAGGCGGGGAATTGAATGCGCTCAAAGCTGCGACTTCTATTTTGCCAACGGTAAAGGCAATTCACACCGAAGCAAATCTCGTCGAGCGGTATAAAGGCTCGCCGCTTTATAATGAGTTAAAAGAATGGCTAGAGAGTTATGGATTTGAACTGGTTGCTGAAAGTTTTTA is a window from the Candidatus Babeliales bacterium genome containing:
- a CDS encoding FkbM family methyltransferase; the encoded protein is MQKPIQLRYITKEFIAQFLPENPVILEAGAHKGKDTLALHAQWPQSTIHAFEPVPHLYEKLQSAVCAIPSIYCYQVALSDHIGISTFYESTGKIDAASSLLAPHDYFNDKPIQFTQIEVPTTTIDSWAQENNIQKIDCLWLDLQGGELNALKAATSILPTVKAIHTEANLVERYKGSPLYNELKEWLESYGFELVAESFYHGSWGNVLMVKGA